One genomic window of Amphiura filiformis chromosome 3, Afil_fr2py, whole genome shotgun sequence includes the following:
- the LOC140147321 gene encoding E3 ubiquitin-protein ligase TRIM71-like → MTGRRVGKEKAKHLAENTEYLNCGICLNRVVKPKFVNCEHSFCEDCLIEHTPAEATKVVCPKCGTETPFPDPEIGLTSIPTNPYVQEILHEYTQHIRFLSEIDPGIQKCEACDSGDSAVACCLVCEEYLCNDCEESHKKLTPMRGHNIEQLDWVPHLEIKTRTPECTTHDGRPAIFSCSCCNKRICIECVGIDYKPEEVENCKKCHRKIEFVKQANLDSKLAVASGGRQHEYVEDDGGVPPDPIQSAVTDSDLRKITCDVDLDDLKEGLVERAQEEITRVECEEKELLAEISAFENRELMTIRRYKDKQRVRALKCKQILSITHGLMTINCPSLVVTVHPRLMPLLDKCSDMNGGSFEEELDVLTFTPDEMRLADTSKLIGRVDCLMTFQSQWGRDGKPGKEQFDWGHGIAVYPSGDIAVCDREAKRIIIYSRAGEVQFEVISPPEKSKHCVNTPCDVAITSDAFLLMVDGSKLVKIFDDKGFFLRAFNTQGPHETPDASVSLCGVAVDDKDRIAVADCGRCAITLHYSDGTLIKQIRCKCHPGFIAINSSYQILISAYPLGKVEVMDYDGNLLFWFNVMIEGRRHKIGGIIVDTQDNMWIGVYDHLEPQQDEKAGSVHVYTPEGLYLGCVARRLHKPVGIAFTKEGDLAVVDYHRIRIFD, encoded by the exons ATGACGGGTAGACGAGTGGGAAAAGAAAAAGCAAAGCATTTAGCTGAGAACACGGAGTACCTTAATTGTGGAATATGCTTGAATCGTGTAGTGAAGCCAAAGTTTGTCAACTGTGAACATTCATTCTGTGAAGATTGCCTTATTGAACATACACCAGCAGAGGCAACTAAGGTTGTATGTCCTAAGTGTGGAACAGAAACGCCATTTCCTGATCCTGAAATAGGACTTACTAGCATTCCAACGAACCCTTATGTACAAGAGATTCTTCATGAATACACCCAGCATATCAGATTCTTGTCTGAGATTGATCCAGGCATACAAAAGTGTGAAGCATGTGATAGTGGAGACAGTGCCGTTGCCTGCTGCCTAGTGTGTGAAGAATATCTATGCAATGATTGCGAAGAATCTCACAAGAAACTGACACCAATGAGAGGCCATAATATAGAACAGTTAGATTGGGTGCCACATCTAGAGATCAAAACCAGAACCCCTGAATGTACTACTCATGACGGGCGGCCTGCTATCTTTTCATGTTCGTGCTgcaacaaaagaatttgcatagAATGTGTTGGTATTGACTACAAACCAGAGGAGGTAGAGAATTGTAAGAAGTGTCATCGTAAAATTGAATTTGTAAAACAAGCTAATTTGGACAGTAAGCTTGCAGTTGCAAGTGGTGGTAGGCAACATGAGTATGTAGAAGACGATGGCGGTGTGCCACCTGATCCTATTCAATCTGCAGTTACAGATAGTGATCTGCGCAAGATCACATGTGATGTGGATTTGGACGATCTCAAAGAAGGACTAGTGGAAAGAGCGCAAGAAGAGATAACCCGTGTGGAATGTGAAGAAAAGGAACTGTTGGCAGAAATCAGTGCTTTTGAGAATCGAGAGTTGATGACCATCAGGCGATACAAAGATAAGCAGCGTGTTAGGGCACTGAAGTGTAAACAGATACTGTCAATAACTCATGGTTTGATGACTATCAACTGTCCGTCTCTAGTAGTAACAGTTCATCCTAGACTTATGCCGTTATTGGATAAATGTAGTGACATGAATGGTGGCTCATTTGAGGAGGAGTTGGATGTTCTTACATTCACTCCGGATGAGATGAGACTAGCGGATACGAGTAAACTCATTGGTCGTGTTGACTGCCTTATGACTTTTCAGTCACAATGGGGGCGTGATGGTAAGCCAGGAAAAGAACAGTTTGATTGGGGTCATGGAATAGCTGTATACCCCTCCGGTGATATCGCAGTCTGCGATCGTGAAGCGAAAAGAATTATTATTTACTCTCGTGCAGGTGAAGTCCAATTTGAAGTGATTTCGCCACCTGAGAAATCAAAACACTGCGTGAATACTCCATGCGATGTGGCAATCACATCAGATGCTTTTCTATTGATGGTGGATGGCTCAAAACTGGTGAAAATTTTTGATGATAAAGGTTTTTTCTTACGGGCTTTCAATACCCAGGGTCCACACGAGACTCCGGATGCAAGCGTCTCACTATGTGGTGTTGCTGTGGACGACAAGGATCGGATTGCTGTAGCCGATTGTGGCAGATGCGCAATTACCCTGCACTACAGTGACGGCACATTGATCAAGCAAATCCGGTGTAAATGTCATCCTGGTTTTATCGCTATCAATAGCAGCTATCAGATCCTGATCAGCGCATATCCTCTTGGTAAAGTTGAGGTGATGGATTATGATGGCAACCTGCTCTTCTGGTTCAATGTGATGATTGAAGGAAGGAGACACAAGATTGGGGGCATCATTGTGGATACTCAAGATAACATGTGGATAGGGGTTTATGACCATTTAGA acCTCAACAAGATGAGAAGGCTGGATCTGTACATGTATACACACCTGAAGGTCTGTATTTGGGCTGTGTGGCTCGTCGCTTGCACAAACCAGTGGGTATTGCTTTCACAAAAGAAGGAGATCTTGCTGTAGTTGACTATCATCGGATTAGAATCTTTGACTAA